GCCACTGGCACGGCAATTAAGGCGCCAACAATGCCGGCTATCTTGCCGCCAATCAAAATTACTAAAATCACCACAATCGGGTTAAGACCTACGGCCCGCTTCATTATTTTGGGCACAATCAAATTATTCTCTAATTGCTGAATGATAAGATACAAGACAATCACTAAAAGAGATTTTATCGGCGACTGGGTAAAGGCGATAAAAACCGCGGGCACAGCGCCAAAAATCGGACCAATATACGGAATGATCTCCATCAAGCCCGCAAATAGCGCCAGCAACAAAGCATACTTGACCCCTAAAATCAAAAGTCCGATGTAGGATAGGATACCGATGATTATCATTAAAATAACTTGCCCCCTAAGCCAAGAACCAATCTTTTTTTGCATCCGAACATGCAGCTGCATAACATAGGGCTGATATTTCAACGGAGTAACCGCCTGCAGGAAAGCTCTCATGTTGTCTTTCTCTACAATCAAATAAAAAGTAATCACTAAAACCGCGAACAAGGCAATAAATCCGCCAAAAATATCACTGATTGTAGAAAAAATGCCTCTTGTGGTTTGACCAATATTCGCTACCCAAGATTCTATAATATGCCTAACGCCCTGCCCAGTAGAGGCTTCCCCCTGAAACTCTTCAAAACCACCAATAATTCTCTGATAATAACTGGGAAAATCTTTGGTTAAGCCAACAAACTCTGTAGTTATCGCTGGCACTAAAAGCACAACTACCAAGGCTAAAATTCCAAAACTCAAAACATAGATGGTAAGGATGCTCAAAATGCGGGGGATCTTTCTGGTCTGGAGCCAGTCTACCCAAGGATCAATGGCGGCTCCGAAAATCACAGCTACGAACAAAATAGCCATAACATCTCGAATCATATACACAAATAAAAGCAATAGAATTACAGCTATTATCTTTAAGATACTTACAATAGAGAGATTGATTGTTTGGTTTCCTTCTTTCATAAAAAAATTATTAAAATTAGAAATATAAAAAAATCTAAATTTATATCGGATTGATATTTGTTGATACTAATGGATATTCATTGATATTTGTTGATATTGGGAAATTAATATCTGAATATCTATTAATATCCGTAATATCCGTAATTTTATTATACCCTACTCCCACAAAAGTCTCAAGAAGCGGTTTC
The Patescibacteria group bacterium DNA segment above includes these coding regions:
- a CDS encoding AI-2E family transporter; the encoded protein is MKEGNQTINLSIVSILKIIAVILLLLFVYMIRDVMAILFVAVIFGAAIDPWVDWLQTRKIPRILSILTIYVLSFGILALVVVLLVPAITTEFVGLTKDFPSYYQRIIGGFEEFQGEASTGQGVRHIIESWVANIGQTTRGIFSTISDIFGGFIALFAVLVITFYLIVEKDNMRAFLQAVTPLKYQPYVMQLHVRMQKKIGSWLRGQVILMIIIGILSYIGLLILGVKYALLLALFAGLMEIIPYIGPIFGAVPAVFIAFTQSPIKSLLVIVLYLIIQQLENNLIVPKIMKRAVGLNPIVVILVILIGGKIAGIVGALIAVPVA